From a single Opisthocomus hoazin isolate bOpiHoa1 chromosome 6, bOpiHoa1.hap1, whole genome shotgun sequence genomic region:
- the PHGDH gene encoding D-3-phosphoglycerate dehydrogenase isoform X1, whose translation MALGTLQKVLISDSLDPCCGEILRAGGLRVREMPGLSAEELLREVRDCDGLIVRSATKVTAEVLEAAERLRVVGRAGTGVDNVDVEAATRRGVLVMNTPTGNSLSAAELTCGMILCLARQIPQAAASMKEGKWDRKKYMGMELNGKTLGVLGLGRIGREVATRMQAFGMKTIGYDPIITPEASAAFGVEQLPLEQIWPRCDFITVHTPLLPSTTGLLNDSTFAKCRRGVQVVNCARGGIVDEGALLRALRSGQCGGAALDVFTQEPPKDRDLVNHPNVICCPHLGASTREAQSRCGKEIAVQIVDMATGEGLAGIVNAPALSKAFAPQTKPWIALARALGTVLRAAGERAQGSVQVCTLGTPLREAGSYLVPAVAAGMLAGGAQKEVTLVNALLLAQEAGLKVTTTHNDVTPEPDDSTGLLRVVLQDSPHRVVGTVQGSTPVLREINGATFKQPAPLTGPILVYRAKASEPSALPTLTGLLGKVGVHLQSYHSSSTVAGEQWSVVGLSAPLFDLGELKPRITEVFQLHL comes from the exons ATGGCGCTGGGGACGCTGCAGAAGGTGCTGATCAGCGACAGCCTGGACCCCTGCTGCGGGGAGATCCTGCGGGCCGGCGGCCTCCGGGTGCGGGAGATGCCCGGGCTGAGCGCGGAGGAGCTGCTGCGGGAGGTCCGG GACTGCGACGGGCTCATCGTCCGCTCGGCCACCAAAGTCACGGCCGAGGTGCTGGAGGCGGCGGAGAGGCTGCGGGTGGTGGGCAGAGCGGGCACCGGCGTGGACAACGTCGACGTGGAAGCGGCCACCAGGAGGGGTGTCCTGGTCATGAA cacacccactggcAACAGCCTCAGCGCCGCCGAGCTCACCTGCGGGATGAtcctctgcttggccag GCAGATcccgcaggcagctgcctccatgAAGGAGGGCAAGTGGGACCGTAAGAAG TACATGGGCATGGAGCTGAACGGGAAGACGCTGggcgtgctggggctggggcgcATCGGCAGGGAGGTGGCCACCCGCATGCAGGCTTTCGGCATGAAg ACCATAGGCTACGACCCCATCATCACTCCCGAAGCCTCGGCCGCCTTCGGCGTGGAGCAGCTGCCACTGGAGCAGATCTGGCCCCGCTGCGACTTCATCACGGTGCACACGCCGCTGCTGCCCTCCACCACGG GGCTCCTGAACGACAGCACCTTCGCCAAGTGCCGCCGCGGCGTGCAGGTGGTCAACTGCGCCCGAGGCGGCATCGTGGACGAGGGCGCGCTGCTGCGGGCGCTGCGATCGGGACAGTGTGGCGGGGCCGCCCTCGACGTCTTCACGCAG GAGCCCCCAAAGGACCGCGACCTGGTGAACCACCCCAACGTCAtctgctgcccgcacctgggtgCCAGCACGCGGGAGGCACAGAGCCGCTGCGGCAAGGAGATCGCCGTGCAGATCGTGGACATGGCCACGGGGGAGGGGCTGGCTGGCATA GTCAACGCGCCGgctctcagcaaggctttcgCGCCCCAGACCAAGCCCTGGATCGCCCTGGCCAGGGCCCTGGGCACGGTGCTGCGCGCGGCAGGCGAGCGAGCGCAGGGCAGCGTGCAGGTCTGCACCCTAG ggacacccctgcGAGAGGCCGGGAGCTACCTGGTGCCCGCCGTGGCTGCGGGCATGCTGGCTGGAGGGGCACAGAAGGAGGTGACCCTGGTGAACGCCCTGCTGCTGGCCCAGGAGGCTGGGCTGAAG GTCACGACCACCCACAACGACGTGACCCCCGAGCCCGACGACAGCACTGGCTTGCTGCGGGTGGTCCTGCAGGACTCCCCACACCGGGTGGTGGGGACAGTGCAGGGCAGCACCCCGGTGCTGCGGGAGATCAACGGGGCCACCTTCAAGCAACCGGCCCCGCTGACTGGCCCCATCCTCGTCTACAGAGCCAAAGCCTCCGAGCCCAGCGCGCTGCCCACGCTCACCG ggctgctggggaaggtgggggtcCACCTCCAGTCCTACCACAGCTCCAGCACGGTGGCGGGGGAGCAGTGGAGTGTCGTGGGGCTCTCGGCCCCCCTGTTCGACCTCGGCGAGCTGAAGCCGCGCATCACGGAGGTCTTCCAGCTCCACCTGTAA
- the PHGDH gene encoding D-3-phosphoglycerate dehydrogenase isoform X2, with product MALGTLQKVLISDSLDPCCGEILRAGGLRVREMPGLSAEELLREDCDGLIVRSATKVTAEVLEAAERLRVVGRAGTGVDNVDVEAATRRGVLVMNTPTGNSLSAAELTCGMILCLARQIPQAAASMKEGKWDRKKYMGMELNGKTLGVLGLGRIGREVATRMQAFGMKTIGYDPIITPEASAAFGVEQLPLEQIWPRCDFITVHTPLLPSTTGLLNDSTFAKCRRGVQVVNCARGGIVDEGALLRALRSGQCGGAALDVFTQEPPKDRDLVNHPNVICCPHLGASTREAQSRCGKEIAVQIVDMATGEGLAGIVNAPALSKAFAPQTKPWIALARALGTVLRAAGERAQGSVQVCTLGTPLREAGSYLVPAVAAGMLAGGAQKEVTLVNALLLAQEAGLKVTTTHNDVTPEPDDSTGLLRVVLQDSPHRVVGTVQGSTPVLREINGATFKQPAPLTGPILVYRAKASEPSALPTLTGLLGKVGVHLQSYHSSSTVAGEQWSVVGLSAPLFDLGELKPRITEVFQLHL from the exons ATGGCGCTGGGGACGCTGCAGAAGGTGCTGATCAGCGACAGCCTGGACCCCTGCTGCGGGGAGATCCTGCGGGCCGGCGGCCTCCGGGTGCGGGAGATGCCCGGGCTGAGCGCGGAGGAGCTGCTGCGGGAG GACTGCGACGGGCTCATCGTCCGCTCGGCCACCAAAGTCACGGCCGAGGTGCTGGAGGCGGCGGAGAGGCTGCGGGTGGTGGGCAGAGCGGGCACCGGCGTGGACAACGTCGACGTGGAAGCGGCCACCAGGAGGGGTGTCCTGGTCATGAA cacacccactggcAACAGCCTCAGCGCCGCCGAGCTCACCTGCGGGATGAtcctctgcttggccag GCAGATcccgcaggcagctgcctccatgAAGGAGGGCAAGTGGGACCGTAAGAAG TACATGGGCATGGAGCTGAACGGGAAGACGCTGggcgtgctggggctggggcgcATCGGCAGGGAGGTGGCCACCCGCATGCAGGCTTTCGGCATGAAg ACCATAGGCTACGACCCCATCATCACTCCCGAAGCCTCGGCCGCCTTCGGCGTGGAGCAGCTGCCACTGGAGCAGATCTGGCCCCGCTGCGACTTCATCACGGTGCACACGCCGCTGCTGCCCTCCACCACGG GGCTCCTGAACGACAGCACCTTCGCCAAGTGCCGCCGCGGCGTGCAGGTGGTCAACTGCGCCCGAGGCGGCATCGTGGACGAGGGCGCGCTGCTGCGGGCGCTGCGATCGGGACAGTGTGGCGGGGCCGCCCTCGACGTCTTCACGCAG GAGCCCCCAAAGGACCGCGACCTGGTGAACCACCCCAACGTCAtctgctgcccgcacctgggtgCCAGCACGCGGGAGGCACAGAGCCGCTGCGGCAAGGAGATCGCCGTGCAGATCGTGGACATGGCCACGGGGGAGGGGCTGGCTGGCATA GTCAACGCGCCGgctctcagcaaggctttcgCGCCCCAGACCAAGCCCTGGATCGCCCTGGCCAGGGCCCTGGGCACGGTGCTGCGCGCGGCAGGCGAGCGAGCGCAGGGCAGCGTGCAGGTCTGCACCCTAG ggacacccctgcGAGAGGCCGGGAGCTACCTGGTGCCCGCCGTGGCTGCGGGCATGCTGGCTGGAGGGGCACAGAAGGAGGTGACCCTGGTGAACGCCCTGCTGCTGGCCCAGGAGGCTGGGCTGAAG GTCACGACCACCCACAACGACGTGACCCCCGAGCCCGACGACAGCACTGGCTTGCTGCGGGTGGTCCTGCAGGACTCCCCACACCGGGTGGTGGGGACAGTGCAGGGCAGCACCCCGGTGCTGCGGGAGATCAACGGGGCCACCTTCAAGCAACCGGCCCCGCTGACTGGCCCCATCCTCGTCTACAGAGCCAAAGCCTCCGAGCCCAGCGCGCTGCCCACGCTCACCG ggctgctggggaaggtgggggtcCACCTCCAGTCCTACCACAGCTCCAGCACGGTGGCGGGGGAGCAGTGGAGTGTCGTGGGGCTCTCGGCCCCCCTGTTCGACCTCGGCGAGCTGAAGCCGCGCATCACGGAGGTCTTCCAGCTCCACCTGTAA
- the HMGCS2 gene encoding hydroxymethylglutaryl-CoA synthase, mitochondrial: MLHLVGRAVRCWGARRAPRAAQHPTAVQRACLSSAAGTGAWPRDVGILALEVYFPAQYVEQEDLERYDGVEAGKYTRGLGQQQMGFCAAHEDINSLCLTVVQRLVERRRLSWDAIGRLEVGTETVIDKSKAVKTVLMQLFHDSGNTDVEGIDTTNACYGGTASLFNAAAWVESSAWDGRYAVVVCGDIAVYATGNARPTGGAGAIAMLVGPNAPLVLERGLRGTHMEHAYDFYKPDLASEYPVVDGPLSIQCYLRALDRCYALYRRKAESQWLQAGTQRLFTLDDFKFIIFHTPFCKLVQKSVGRLLLNDFLAAPNPDTAAGLYKGLQPFRDVKLEDTYTSKEVEKAFQTASQEIFNQKTKPSLLLSSRNGNMYTPSMYGCLASLLAQSSARDLAGCRIGAFSYGSGLAASMFSLRVSQDASPDSPLDKLVSSLADLPARLDARKRVAPQDFTEIMKRREETHHLADHAPHGSQEDLFPGTWYLTRVDDKYRREYARKPV, from the exons ATGCTGCACCTGGTCGGCCGCGCTGTGCGCTGCTGGGGGGCGAGACGGGCACCCCGGGCGGCCCAGCACCCCACGGCCGTGCAGAGGGCATG cctctccagcgcCGCAGGGACGGGCGCCTGGCCCAGGGACGTGGGGATCCTGGCGCTGGAGGTGTACTTCCCTGCCCAGTACGTGGAGCAGGAGGATCTGGAGCGGTACGACGGCGTGGAGGCCGGCAAGTACACGCGGGGCTTGGGCCAGCAGCAGATGGGCTTCTGCGCCGCCCACGAGGACATCAACTCCCTATGCCTGACGGTGGTGCAGCGGCTGGTGGAGCGCAGACGCCTCTCCTGGGACGCCATCGGCCGCCTCGAGGTGGGCACCGAGACCGTCATCGACAAGTCCAAGGCCGTCAAGACGGTCCTCATGCAGCTCTTCCACGACTCGGGCAACACTGACGTGGAGGGCATCGACACCACCAACGCCTGCTACGGGGGCACGGCTTCGCTCTTCAACGCGGCCGCCTGGGTGGAGTCCAGCGCCTGGGACG GTCGCTACGCTGTGGTGGTGTGTGGGGACATCGCTGTCTACGCCACGGGGAACGCACGGCCCACGGGAGGTGCCGGTGCCATCGCCATGCTGGTGGGACCCAATGCCCCGCTGGTGCTGGAGAGAG GCCTGCGGGGAACCCACATGGAGCACGCCTATGACTTCTACAAGCCAGACCTGGCTTCCGAGTACCCGGTGGTGGACGGGCCGCTCTCCATCCAGTGCTACCTGCGGGCGCTGGACCGCTGCTACGCCCTGTACCGCCGGAAGGCAGAGAGCCAGTGGCTGCAGG CCGGCACCCAGCGGCTCTTCACCCTTGACGACTTCAAGTTCATCATCTTCCACACACCCTTCTGCAAGCTGGTGCAGAAGTCGGTGGGGCGGCTGCTGCTGAACGACTTTTTGGCCGCCCCCAACCCCGACACGGCCGCCGGCCTCTATAAGGGTCTGCAGCCCTTTCG CGATGTGAAGCTGGAGGACACCTACACCAGCAAAGAGGTGGAGAAGGCATTCCAGACGGCCAGCCAGGAGATCTTCAACCAGAAGACCAagccctccctgctcctctcctcccgcaACGGCAACATGTACACGCCGTCCATGTACGGATGCCTGGCCTCCCTCCTGGCGCA GTCCTCGGCGCGGGACCTGGCCGGCTGCCGGATCGGCGCCTTCTCCTACGGCTCGGGGCTGGCCGCCAGCATGTTCTCCCTCCGCGTCTCGCAGGATGCGTCCCCCG ATTCGCCCCTGGATAAGCTGGTCTCCAGCCTGGCCGACCTGCCAGCTCGCCTGGACGCCCGCAAGCGCGTGGCCCCGCAGGACTTCACCGAGATCATGAAGCGGCGGGAGGAGACCCATCACTTgg ccgaCCACGCTCCCCACGGCTCCCAGGAGGATCTCTTCCCCGGCACCTGGTACCTGACGCGGGTGGATGACAAGTACCGCCGGGAATACGCCAGGAAACCCGTCTAG
- the REG4 gene encoding regenerating islet-derived protein 4, whose protein sequence is MVATARLALLLLGCAALLQPADAMYIDYCPAGWNYYKLSCFKYFSQLRSWDEAERQCQTVHATAHLAWVEELQEAATLRKVISYYQRRQFVWLGLRYGGESQAWEWVTGDKYNVTSGLAEDGAHGGTCGLLSHLSDFTLWSSADCAQQYPYICKFTPLH, encoded by the exons ATGGTGGCAACGGCCAGGCTGGCTCTCCTGCTCCTGGGCTGCGCGGCACTCCTGCAGCCAGCCG ATGCCATGTACATCGACTACTGCCCGGCGGGCTGGAACTACTACAAGCTCAGCTGCTTCAAATACTTCAGCCAGCTCCGGAGCTGGGATGAGGCCGAG CGGCAGTGCCAGACCGTCCACGCCACTGCCCACCTGGCCTGGGTGGAGGAGCTCCAGGAGGCGGCCACCCTGCGGAAGGTCATCTCCTACTACCAGCGCAGGCAGTTCGTCTGGCTCGGTCTCCGCTATGGGGGCGAG AGCCAGGCCTGGGAGTGGGTGACTGGGGACAAGTACAATGTCACTAGTGGGCTGGCAGAGGACGGTGCCCACGGCGGGACCTGCGGCTTGCTGAGCCACCTCAGCG ACTTCACCCTGTGGTCCAGCGCCGACTGCGCCCAGCAGTATCCCTACATCTGCAAGTTcacccccctgcactga